From Coffea arabica cultivar ET-39 chromosome 10e, Coffea Arabica ET-39 HiFi, whole genome shotgun sequence, one genomic window encodes:
- the LOC140015070 gene encoding uncharacterized protein: MDKVCLVICAEGFSSLIKQANSNGNLTGVRIARGAPGLSHLFFADDSLIFCKASRREADQLRRILEVYRKASGQLINMEKSSVFFSRNMGRRQQEEVLSELRGMQQVSQSRYLGLPLVIGRSKRQVFEFIRQKTITRLKGWKEKMLSPAGKEVLLKAVIMALPTYAMSSCLLPKVLCKEICSEMAKYWWGQKEKESKVHWLSCSKMSEVKAVGGAGV; encoded by the coding sequence ATGGATAAGGTCTGTCTTGTGATTTGTGCTGAAGGTTTCTCATCACTGATCAAACAAGCTAACAGCAATGGCAATCTAACAGGCGTGAGAATTGCTAGAGGGGCTCCTGGTCTGtctcatttattttttgcagATGATTCTCTGATATTTTGTAAAGCAAGTAGGAGGGAGGCAGATCAACTAAGAAGGATTTTAGAAGTGTACAGGAAGGCTTCTGGCCAGTTGATCAACATGGAGAAGTCCTCAGTGTTTTTCAGCAGGAATATGGGTCGAAGGCAGCAGGAAGAGGTGCTGAGTGAATTGAGGGGAATGCAGCAGGTCTCACAAAGCAGGTATCTGGGGTTACCATTGGTGATTGGTAGATCAAAGAGGCAAGTGTTTGAGTTTATAAGGCAGAAAACAATAACCAGGTTAAAAGGATGGAAGGAGAAAATGTTGAGTCCTGCTGGGAAGGAGGTCTTATTGAAAGCAGTCATCATGGCCCTGCCTACTTATGCTATGTCCTCTTGTCTCCTCCCAAAAGTACTGTGCAAGGAGATTTGTTCTGAAATGGCAAAGTACTGGTGGGggcaaaaggaaaaggagagtAAGGTGCACTGGTTGAGCTGTAGTAAGATGTCTGAAGTAAAGGCAGTGGGGGGGGCTGGGGTTTAG
- the LOC113711095 gene encoding RNA-binding protein 1 has protein sequence MEDSSDQCKLFVGGVSWEATEDVLREHFAKYGTVLSSVIAKDRLTGTSRGFAFVSFSDAAAVDLALQDSHEIRGRTVEVKKAIPRGEQHQSKQPQSRGLGRNNRTDGSRSDNQFRTKKIFVGGLSANLTEEEFKSYFEKFGRITDVVVMHDNVTHRPRGFGFITFASEDAVEEVVQNNFHHLNDKLVEVKRAIPKEGNNNVNGHSGRADNGRGSNYNLYPQGTYPLYNPRFGMFPSYSSVPGYGGLLGYPYGPTIYGGNYPFGTYVEVGYGVVPLPGSWVGGATADNAGGSDYSTIYP, from the exons ATGGAGGATTCCTCGGACCAGTGCAAGCTGTTTGTGGGAGGGGTTTCATGGGAGGCGACGGAGGATGTCCTGAGAGAACACTTTGCCAAATACGGCACCGTTTTGAGTTCGGTGATAGCCAAGGATAGGCTAACCGGTACCTCCAGAGGATTCGCTTTTGTTTCGTTTTCTGACGCTGCTGCCGTTGATTTAGCCCTTCAGGACTCCCATGAGATTCGCGGAAGAACG GTAGAAGTGAAGAAAGCAATACCCAGGGGTGAGCAACACCAAAGCAAACAGCCACAGAGTAGGGGTTTGGGTAGGAACAATAGAACTGATGGTAGTAGGAGTGACAATCAGTTTAGGACTAAGAAGATTTTTGTAGGGGGTTTGTCCGCTAATTTAACTGAAGAAGAATTCAAGAGTTATTTTGAGAAGTTTGGTAGGATTACTGATGTAGTTGTGATGCATGACAATGTGACTCATAGGCCCAGGGGCTTTGGCTTCATTACGTTTGCATCGGAGGATGCAGTTGAGGAAGTGGTGCAGAATAATTTTCATCACTTGAATGATAAACTAGTAGAGGTGAAGAGGGCTATACCTAAAGAGGGCAATAACAATGTTAATGGGCATAGCGGAAGGGCAGATAATGGTAGAGGGTCTAACTACAATCTTTATCCTCAGGGTACTTATCCCCTCTATAATCCTAGGTTTGGGATGTTTCCTAGTTACAGTTCAGTTCCGGGATATGGAGGTCTTTTAGGTTACCCTTATGGGCCGACTATTTATGGTGGCAATTATCCTTTCGGAACATATGTGGAAGTTGGTTACGGAGTTGTTCCACTGCCTGGTTCATGGGTTGGTGGTGCTACGGCAGACAATGCAGGAGGCTCTGACTATAGCACAATCTATCCTTAG